The Oscillospiraceae bacterium genomic sequence CGGTTAATTCTTTGGAACTTCCATTGTTGTTCTGGCATCATCAGATTAACCATTTGTCCGCCGATAGAACCTGCTTCTCTTGCTGTTAAATCACCATTGTAACCATTTGATAAATTAACACCAACTTCAGAAGCAGCTTCCATTTTAAATTTTTCAAGACCTGCTTTTGCCTGTGGTACTAATGTTTTTTTAGCCATTTTCATTTCACCCCTTTAATAATTTTTAAGTAATGAGTAAATTCATTACACTATTATTATTAAACATATTTCAAAATATATTAGAGGTAATTTTATGAAAT encodes the following:
- a CDS encoding alpha/beta-type small acid-soluble spore protein; translation: MKMAKKTLVPQAKAGLEKFKMEAASEVGVNLSNGYNGDLTAREAGSIGGQMVNLMMPEQQWKFQRINR